Proteins from a genomic interval of Clostridium sp. M62/1:
- the avd gene encoding diversity-generating retroelement protein Avd: MDNLQLRQRIVRSMIRVSERTANMRKPEKFEYRKHMTAAFMDMLELCIEANRARGSRRVELQNKMDTKLDVLRSLVDTAVSPEDRLISPGLHEIWSKELNEIGRMLGGWKKSNE, encoded by the coding sequence ATGGACAACTTACAACTGCGGCAGCGTATCGTTCGGAGCATGATCCGGGTGAGCGAACGCACCGCAAATATGAGAAAACCCGAAAAATTCGAGTATCGCAAGCACATGACGGCGGCGTTCATGGATATGCTGGAGCTCTGCATTGAGGCCAACCGGGCCAGAGGCTCGCGCCGGGTAGAACTCCAGAACAAAATGGACACCAAGCTGGACGTGCTGCGCTCTCTCGTAGACACGGCAGTTTCTCCGGAGGATCGCCTGATCTCTCCGGGGCTCCACGAAATATGGAGCAAGGAGCTGAACGAAATCGGGCGTATGCTCGGCGGCTGGAAAAAGTCGAACGAGTAA
- a CDS encoding reverse transcriptase domain-containing protein: MDPRNQPSLLERIYSWENLLDAYHEAASEKWYRNDVTAFAANLEENLISIQNDLIWHTYKVGRYRQFYVHEPKKRLVMALGFRDRVVQWAIYLQTNQHLDNGMIYHSYGCRVGKGTTRAADRLQYWCTLVDRKPGKWYYLKLDVSKYFYRVDHRVLLDILRRKFPNEDGYLWLMETIINCDHTPFGLPPGKSADEIPPSERLFEVGMPIGNLTSQLLANVCLNELDQYIKHELKAHFYDRYMDDMALLYPDAATLNRWRVAIEKYLNEVLHLELNSKTTIGLVKHGITFVGCRIYPGYRKPTAQSVKKMKARMRYIAKEYEAGLIDFDAVDATMQSYFGLMGHCSTHGLQKWIEKNIIFKRKEMADIELPQEVTQWELNQF, translated from the coding sequence ATGGATCCAAGAAACCAGCCCTCCCTTCTGGAGAGAATATACTCGTGGGAGAATCTTCTGGACGCATACCACGAGGCAGCAAGCGAGAAGTGGTACCGCAACGACGTGACCGCCTTCGCGGCGAATCTGGAGGAAAACCTGATCAGTATACAAAACGACCTGATCTGGCACACCTACAAAGTGGGCCGGTACCGGCAGTTCTACGTCCATGAACCGAAGAAACGGCTCGTCATGGCTCTGGGCTTCCGGGATCGTGTCGTGCAGTGGGCGATCTACCTCCAGACAAACCAACACCTCGACAATGGCATGATATACCACAGCTACGGGTGCAGGGTGGGAAAAGGAACCACCAGAGCAGCCGACCGGCTTCAATACTGGTGCACACTCGTGGATCGGAAGCCGGGCAAATGGTACTACCTGAAACTGGACGTATCAAAGTATTTTTACCGGGTGGATCACCGGGTACTGCTCGACATACTCCGCCGGAAGTTCCCGAACGAGGACGGCTACCTCTGGCTTATGGAAACAATTATAAATTGCGACCATACACCCTTTGGACTGCCTCCGGGAAAGTCCGCCGACGAGATCCCACCGTCTGAAAGACTGTTCGAGGTAGGTATGCCGATCGGAAACCTCACGAGCCAGCTACTCGCGAACGTCTGCCTCAATGAGCTGGATCAGTATATCAAGCACGAGCTGAAAGCCCATTTTTACGACAGATACATGGACGACATGGCGCTGCTCTATCCTGACGCGGCCACACTGAACCGGTGGAGGGTTGCGATCGAGAAGTATCTGAACGAAGTCCTGCACCTCGAATTGAACAGCAAAACCACGATCGGACTCGTCAAGCACGGGATCACCTTCGTGGGCTGCCGAATCTATCCGGGGTACCGCAAACCGACAGCTCAGTCGGTCAAGAAAATGAAGGCACGTATGCGCTACATAGCGAAAGAGTACGAGGCCGGGCTGATCGACTTCGACGCGGTAGACGCGACCATGCAGAGCTACTTCGGACTTATGGGCCACTGCTCCACTCACGGGCTCCAGAAATGGATCGAGAAAAATATTATTTTCAAACGCAAAGAAATGGCAGACATAGAGCTGCCGCAGGAGGTGACACAATGGGAATTGAATCAGTTTTGA
- a CDS encoding SPOR domain-containing protein yields MSNSSLVDCTVYSPNHSGKRTHSIDRLTPHCVVGQLSAETIGACFPKGRDASCNYGIGYDGRVCLIVDECNRSWCSSSNANDQRAITIECASDKAEPYAMKSAVYEKLIKLCADICKRNGKTKVLWLGSKEKALAYEPKANEIVLTAHRWFANKSCPGDWLYSRYGELADRINALLGSTDSGNSGGNNTPSGGSGVKYYVQTGAYKQKANADAQLKKVKAAGFDAILKQSGGFYKVQTGAYSKKENADAEVKKLKAKGFDAIVTTDGGNAAGSASSEIKVGDVVQFSGGPHYGSTAASTAAGSPKAGPAKVTRIVKGAKHPYHIVHTDSQSNVYGWVDAANVSK; encoded by the coding sequence ATGAGCAATAGTTCATTAGTGGACTGCACAGTTTACAGCCCTAACCACAGCGGAAAGAGAACCCACTCGATCGACCGTCTGACACCGCACTGCGTAGTCGGCCAGTTATCTGCCGAAACGATCGGCGCCTGCTTCCCTAAAGGCAGGGACGCAAGCTGCAACTACGGGATCGGGTACGACGGCCGCGTCTGCCTGATCGTGGACGAGTGCAACCGGAGCTGGTGCAGCTCCAGCAACGCAAACGACCAGCGAGCGATCACGATCGAGTGCGCCAGCGATAAGGCCGAACCATACGCCATGAAATCCGCAGTTTACGAGAAATTGATCAAGCTCTGCGCTGACATCTGCAAGAGAAACGGAAAAACGAAGGTGCTCTGGCTCGGCAGCAAGGAGAAGGCTCTCGCATACGAGCCGAAGGCGAACGAGATCGTCCTCACCGCGCACCGCTGGTTCGCGAATAAATCGTGCCCCGGCGACTGGCTTTATTCCAGATATGGGGAGCTCGCCGACAGAATCAACGCACTGCTCGGCTCTACTGACTCCGGCAACTCCGGCGGAAATAATACCCCGTCCGGCGGTTCCGGCGTGAAATACTACGTCCAGACCGGCGCCTATAAGCAGAAAGCAAACGCCGACGCTCAGCTCAAAAAGGTGAAGGCTGCCGGTTTTGACGCCATTCTCAAACAGTCCGGCGGCTTCTACAAGGTACAGACCGGCGCCTACTCCAAGAAAGAAAACGCCGACGCCGAAGTCAAAAAGCTGAAAGCGAAGGGCTTCGACGCAATCGTAACGACCGACGGCGGAAACGCTGCCGGATCTGCAAGCTCTGAGATCAAAGTCGGCGACGTGGTTCAGTTCTCTGGTGGCCCTCACTACGGAAGCACTGCAGCTTCGACTGCTGCCGGATCTCCGAAAGCTGGCCCGGCCAAAGTCACCAGAATTGTGAAGGGCGCAAAGCACCCGTACCATATCGTACACACTGACAGCCAGTCCAATGTCTACGGCTGGGTGGACGCGGCCAACGTCTCAAAATGA
- a CDS encoding helix-turn-helix transcriptional regulator: MKLYKHTNGTCNASGPAIRALRERAGISQEQLAAKLQLAGLNLNQKAVSRIETGDRVVPDFELNYFATVLGVPVCTLLEYEK, encoded by the coding sequence TTGAAACTCTACAAGCACACGAATGGAACGTGCAACGCCTCCGGCCCTGCGATCCGGGCCCTCCGCGAAAGGGCGGGAATATCTCAGGAACAGCTCGCCGCCAAGTTGCAACTGGCTGGGCTGAATCTGAATCAGAAAGCAGTGAGCCGGATCGAAACCGGCGACCGCGTGGTGCCGGACTTCGAGCTAAACTATTTTGCGACAGTGCTCGGCGTGCCAGTTTGCACACTGCTGGAATATGAAAAATGA
- a CDS encoding helix-turn-helix domain-containing protein yields MEITVKVNYKNEKLQKLRQAAGLSQSQLAEAAGVNVRMYQKYEQGDRDISKAQLSTLLRICKALSCKLSDIVTDAETSELLAEYEK; encoded by the coding sequence ATGGAAATCACGGTAAAGGTAAATTATAAAAACGAAAAACTGCAAAAGCTCAGACAGGCCGCTGGCCTCTCCCAGTCGCAGCTCGCGGAAGCCGCCGGGGTAAACGTCCGAATGTATCAGAAATATGAACAGGGCGACCGGGATATAAGCAAGGCGCAGCTCTCCACGCTGCTGCGGATCTGTAAAGCACTGAGTTGTAAACTCTCAGATATAGTGACAGACGCGGAAACGTCCGAGCTTTTAGCAGAGTATGAGAAATAA
- a CDS encoding IS30 family transposase: MRRFKHLSKSDRIRIETLNNDGKTPKEIAEVVGVHISTIYRELQRGQYTHRNSDWTEETRYSSDLSEMKYRANLAAKGADLKIGNDRRLAEYIETKIADEKYSPEAVLGEIKAQGLRFNIEIKSKNTIYSYIEKGIFLRLTNKDLPVKGDKKRSYHKVQTQKRAPKGESIEKRPDIIGERSTFGHWEMDTVVSARPGKAAILVLTERLTRNEITAKLPDKSAASVVQALDDLEKEWGELFPRVFQTITVDNGSEFADCPGIERSILAEGSRTKCYYCHPYSSYERGSNENLNKMIRRWLPKGTNFDEIGAEVIQTITNWLNNYPRKILGFLPASAVFQEQMDALLGA, encoded by the coding sequence ATGAGAAGATTCAAACACCTGAGCAAATCCGACAGGATCCGGATCGAAACCCTGAACAATGACGGCAAGACTCCGAAAGAAATCGCGGAAGTTGTCGGCGTGCATATTAGCACAATATACCGCGAGCTGCAGCGTGGACAGTACACGCACCGGAATAGTGACTGGACAGAGGAAACCCGATACAGTTCAGACCTCAGCGAAATGAAATACCGGGCCAACCTTGCGGCCAAAGGCGCCGACCTGAAAATCGGAAACGATCGCCGCCTCGCTGAATATATAGAAACCAAGATCGCAGACGAAAAGTACAGCCCGGAGGCCGTGCTGGGAGAAATCAAGGCGCAAGGGCTCCGGTTCAACATAGAGATCAAGAGCAAAAACACCATTTACAGTTATATCGAGAAGGGGATCTTCCTCAGACTCACAAACAAAGACCTCCCGGTCAAGGGTGACAAGAAGCGCAGCTACCACAAGGTACAGACTCAGAAACGCGCACCGAAGGGCGAAAGCATAGAAAAGCGCCCGGATATAATCGGCGAGCGCTCCACCTTCGGGCACTGGGAAATGGACACCGTAGTGAGTGCCAGACCGGGAAAGGCTGCGATCCTCGTCCTGACCGAGAGACTCACCCGGAATGAGATCACGGCCAAACTCCCGGACAAAAGCGCGGCCAGCGTGGTGCAGGCCCTCGACGATCTGGAAAAAGAATGGGGTGAGCTTTTCCCTCGCGTGTTCCAAACAATCACCGTAGACAACGGCAGCGAGTTTGCGGACTGCCCCGGCATAGAGCGCAGCATACTGGCGGAGGGATCCCGGACGAAGTGCTACTACTGCCACCCGTACAGCTCATACGAGCGCGGAAGTAACGAGAACCTCAACAAGATGATCCGCCGCTGGCTGCCAAAGGGGACGAACTTCGACGAGATCGGCGCCGAAGTGATCCAGACAATAACAAACTGGCTGAACAACTACCCGCGGAAGATCCTCGGATTTTTGCCAGCCAGTGCAGTATTTCAAGAGCAAATGGACGCCCTTTTGGGGGCCTGA
- a CDS encoding helix-turn-helix domain-containing protein yields MRKEAKASGRIIFLPEKHRKRGENVRNYRYLTFGDREKIETEYAAGGRPADIAIDLGVHVATIYKELKRGDTGQLDKNMRREYSAELAQRRLIESFKCRGRKSPTI; encoded by the coding sequence ATGCGAAAGGAAGCGAAAGCCTCCGGACGCATTATTTTTTTACCTGAAAAGCACAGAAAGAGAGGTGAGAACGTGCGAAACTACCGATATTTGACATTCGGCGACCGCGAGAAAATCGAGACGGAATACGCAGCCGGAGGACGTCCGGCCGACATTGCGATCGACCTCGGCGTCCATGTGGCGACTATCTATAAAGAACTGAAAAGAGGCGACACCGGCCAGCTCGACAAGAACATGCGCCGAGAGTATAGCGCCGAACTCGCCCAGCGCCGACTCATTGAGAGCTTTAAGTGCCGCGGGCGAAAATCCCCCACTATATAA
- a CDS encoding SUMF1/EgtB/PvdO family nonheme iron enzyme, translated as MRNEVIYDKNGRPDIMVVFTPSELGLPDTLRGRKVKEYAISKYQNTLIDGVPYSLPFMKPAVNISHDEAIRLCESKGEGWHLITNDEWVALGFWSWDNDTMPTGNTASGKSHSHPEQTGTTYEGGCGKTLTGSGPVQWNHDGTAYGVADMCGNIWEHVGGVRFMDGMPQVIPNNGAAYGADQSKDSPEWEAIYTEDGDPVYYNVHDGEITLQPVHPDGTDYDGVKFTDLEARSDMDVPDKLKDLGLYPADGYESDEYFWLDSNGERVIFRGGDWSDGANAGVFSLYGNGSRGLVGTGLGFRAACVRFICDSDTLDDLDSDKKQPEPKKRSILAPDFIGRIKQALARQFQKLYEAAHGEDPEGFTELAEKATDEELAKAAKLSATLAQVNAAVDMYELTAKQLKLAATTSITIKTEVNDHE; from the coding sequence ATGAGAAACGAAGTAATTTACGACAAAAACGGGCGCCCGGACATTATGGTGGTTTTTACCCCGTCCGAGCTGGGACTCCCTGACACCCTGAGAGGCCGCAAGGTTAAGGAATACGCGATCAGCAAGTACCAGAACACATTGATCGACGGCGTTCCGTACTCTCTCCCATTTATGAAACCGGCTGTGAATATCAGCCACGACGAAGCAATCCGCCTCTGCGAGAGCAAGGGTGAAGGCTGGCACCTGATCACTAACGACGAGTGGGTGGCTCTCGGCTTCTGGAGCTGGGACAACGACACCATGCCGACCGGAAACACCGCAAGCGGCAAGAGTCACAGCCACCCGGAGCAGACCGGCACTACATACGAAGGAGGCTGCGGCAAGACCTTGACCGGATCCGGCCCGGTTCAGTGGAACCATGACGGCACGGCCTACGGTGTAGCTGACATGTGCGGTAACATCTGGGAACACGTCGGCGGCGTTCGATTTATGGACGGTATGCCGCAGGTGATCCCGAACAACGGCGCAGCCTATGGCGCGGATCAGTCCAAAGACTCGCCGGAGTGGGAGGCAATCTACACCGAGGACGGCGATCCGGTTTACTACAACGTACACGACGGAGAGATCACCCTCCAGCCGGTACACCCGGACGGCACCGACTACGACGGCGTAAAGTTCACGGATCTGGAAGCTCGCAGCGACATGGACGTGCCGGACAAGCTGAAAGATCTCGGCCTCTATCCTGCCGACGGCTACGAAAGCGACGAATACTTCTGGCTCGACTCTAACGGCGAGCGGGTTATTTTTCGCGGGGGCGACTGGAGCGACGGTGCGAACGCTGGTGTGTTCTCCCTCTACGGCAACGGCTCCCGCGGCCTTGTGGGCACGGGCCTCGGCTTCCGTGCCGCTTGCGTTCGGTTTATCTGCGACTCTGACACTCTGGACGATCTGGACTCTGATAAGAAGCAGCCAGAACCGAAAAAGCGTAGCATTTTAGCTCCGGACTTTATCGGACGGATCAAGCAGGCACTCGCCCGGCAGTTTCAGAAGCTCTACGAAGCCGCGCACGGCGAGGATCCGGAAGGCTTCACTGAACTGGCCGAGAAGGCAACAGACGAAGAACTTGCCAAGGCTGCAAAACTCAGCGCCACACTGGCTCAGGTGAACGCAGCCGTGGACATGTACGAGCTGACCGCTAAGCAGTTAAAGCTCGCAGCCACAACCTCGATCACAATCAAAACGGAGGTGAACGACCATGAATGA
- a CDS encoding PolC-type DNA polymerase III: MNELRDIFAKYKAVVFFDTETTGLEAESCQIIELAAIRVEKTERGTLRMADSADVFVKLPEGERIPQKIVELTGITDEQLENEGITETEAAARFTELIGGGRVLLVAHNAQFDLLFTAEMLRRHGNGGPEVLKAADYLDSLTVYKDRRAYPHKLANAILTYKLEDKVQNSHRAIDDVAALFEVCKAMDAERSDLLSYVNVFGYNPKYGVSGKRIEKVAYWPQNFNKYMQAPSYTLPAKLRQRRR; the protein is encoded by the coding sequence ATGAATGAGCTCCGGGACATATTCGCGAAATACAAAGCAGTCGTATTTTTTGACACTGAGACAACCGGGCTCGAAGCTGAAAGCTGCCAGATCATTGAACTGGCAGCAATCAGAGTCGAGAAAACCGAACGGGGCACCCTCCGCATGGCCGACAGCGCCGACGTGTTCGTGAAACTGCCGGAAGGTGAGCGGATCCCTCAGAAGATCGTCGAGCTAACAGGGATCACAGACGAGCAGCTCGAAAACGAAGGAATTACCGAGACTGAGGCTGCCGCTCGCTTCACTGAGTTGATCGGCGGCGGCCGCGTCCTTCTGGTAGCCCACAATGCACAGTTTGATCTCCTGTTTACTGCTGAAATGCTCCGGAGACACGGAAACGGTGGCCCGGAAGTCCTGAAAGCTGCCGACTATCTGGACAGCCTAACCGTTTACAAAGACCGCCGGGCATATCCTCACAAGCTGGCGAACGCGATCCTCACCTATAAGCTGGAGGACAAGGTTCAGAACTCCCACAGAGCGATCGACGACGTGGCGGCACTGTTTGAGGTGTGCAAGGCCATGGACGCGGAACGCTCCGATCTTCTCAGCTATGTGAACGTGTTCGGATATAACCCGAAGTATGGAGTAAGTGGGAAACGGATCGAAAAGGTGGCCTACTGGCCACAGAATTTCAACAAATACATGCAGGCTCCGAGCTATACGCTCCCGGCCAAACTCAGACAAAGAAGGAGGTAA